One genomic segment of Cellulophaga sp. HaHaR_3_176 includes these proteins:
- a CDS encoding VanZ family protein, which yields MSKYSSSKKLKFIGMLLFAFGIFLVFLFSWKSNPNIGEYTFLPEWLIDWADQYRNNKKRTAVPFVFLGFLSGIYLLYIQKKSLRFWFLTLLILTITVIIAELGQYFIPSREPDLKDVLWGVIGTALGLLPLFVFHILMIIKKSSFWKK from the coding sequence ATGTCAAAATATTCATCATCCAAAAAACTTAAATTCATCGGAATGCTTCTTTTTGCTTTCGGAATATTTTTGGTATTTCTTTTTAGTTGGAAAAGCAATCCTAACATTGGGGAATATACCTTCTTGCCCGAATGGCTTATTGATTGGGCTGACCAATATCGAAATAACAAAAAAAGAACAGCCGTACCCTTTGTTTTTTTAGGTTTCTTATCTGGAATATATTTACTCTATATTCAAAAGAAAAGTTTGCGATTTTGGTTTTTAACACTTTTAATTTTAACCATTACCGTTATTATTGCTGAACTAGGACAGTATTTTATTCCTTCTAGAGAACCCGATTTAAAAGATGTGCTTTGGGGTGTTATAGGCACTGCATTAGGTTTATTACCGCTTTTCGTATTTCACATATTAATGATCATAAAAAAAAGTAGCTTTTGGAAAAAGTAG
- a CDS encoding lipopolysaccharide biosynthesis protein, producing MSLKKRLVNNGLASILQKGVRVLEQLFLVPFFISAWGAAYYGEWLTLTIIPSVIAFSDLGFGTAAANSFVLSYASGDKQKAADISKTGMHIISLMVLAAMGISVLAIFILNYFHVFEKSLIDSQDAITAVSILILARLLNFYNQLIESYYRAAQKAALSINLLTVKAASNLIGGLLVLLLGYGVIEFALSQLIVIILFNIFYWLKGKQVLNLFSEYKGNKDKIILKNITKKGLGYLLFPAWQAIYFQGTTFVVRIILGPEAVAVFNTVRTLSRSVNQLLNIVSSSVFPELQYEIGQGNTEKAQKIYRFSIVSSFIIAFLGVIFLAFFGLWFYEIWTKNELIVPPLMWYIFVISILFNAFWWSSEPVFRAKNEPYKFALTGVFSAIISVVLTYVLSKFLGLTGVALGALSLDVLMALIILPLSAKMLQMSVTDIFSNAYNDIHKLYQNIKTKFKTS from the coding sequence ATGTCCTTAAAAAAAAGATTAGTCAATAATGGCTTAGCATCTATACTTCAAAAAGGTGTTCGGGTTCTAGAACAGTTGTTCCTAGTACCCTTTTTCATCTCTGCTTGGGGTGCTGCCTATTATGGGGAGTGGTTAACATTAACCATTATCCCTAGTGTCATTGCTTTTTCAGATTTAGGTTTTGGTACAGCTGCAGCCAATAGTTTTGTATTAAGCTATGCCTCAGGGGATAAACAAAAAGCTGCTGATATAAGCAAAACAGGTATGCACATCATCAGTCTTATGGTACTTGCAGCCATGGGTATAAGCGTATTAGCTATTTTTATCTTAAACTATTTTCATGTATTCGAAAAATCATTAATTGATAGTCAAGATGCCATTACAGCGGTATCAATTTTAATATTAGCTCGCCTTTTAAACTTTTACAATCAATTAATTGAATCATATTACAGAGCTGCCCAAAAGGCTGCATTAAGCATCAATTTATTAACCGTAAAAGCAGCATCTAACCTTATTGGTGGTTTATTAGTTTTACTTCTCGGTTATGGTGTTATAGAATTTGCCCTTTCTCAGTTAATCGTTATTATTCTTTTTAATATTTTTTACTGGTTAAAAGGTAAACAAGTTTTAAACTTATTTAGTGAATATAAAGGAAATAAAGATAAAATCATATTAAAGAATATTACGAAAAAAGGTTTAGGTTATTTATTATTTCCTGCATGGCAAGCTATTTATTTTCAAGGCACAACGTTCGTTGTTCGTATCATTCTAGGGCCTGAAGCTGTTGCTGTTTTCAATACAGTTAGAACTTTAAGCAGATCTGTGAATCAATTGCTAAATATTGTAAGTTCAAGTGTTTTTCCAGAATTACAGTATGAAATTGGACAAGGAAACACAGAAAAAGCTCAAAAAATCTATCGCTTTTCTATCGTTTCATCCTTTATAATTGCTTTTCTTGGTGTTATTTTCCTTGCTTTTTTTGGCCTATGGTTTTACGAAATATGGACTAAAAATGAATTAATTGTACCTCCATTAATGTGGTATATATTTGTGATAAGCATTTTATTCAATGCCTTTTGGTGGTCATCAGAACCAGTTTTTAGAGCTAAAAACGAACCATATAAATTTGCTCTTACAGGTGTTTTTTCGGCCATAATATCAGTAGTCTTAACATATGTTTTATCAAAGTTTTTAGGTTTAACAGGTGTCGCCCTTGGTGCTTTATCGTTGGATGTCTTAATGGCTTTAATCATATTACCATTAAGTGCTAAAATGTTACAAATGAGTGTAACTGACATTTTTTCTAATGCATATAATGATATACATAAATTATATCAGAATATTAAAACAAAATTTAAAACCTCATGA
- a CDS encoding acyltransferase family protein gives MKKRFGGLDILKHILAIFVITQHMHSQSRFSIEVNLYLTEIINYINGAVITFFMLSGFFFSTKDSTKVSIKRIFNRTIIPYTLFSIIYGAFLILYQNDSIIKHLLSFFTLKGSAMQLYFLSFLFLIYTFYILYFKAIKHLKFNNKYAELILLLLLTCLSYFLPTVSPTGSDYKLIFLYTLSFGIAIHLSNLRKQNKNKFKKTSIVLILIYLFLGLIDFRFFHISSSIFLLSIFLQLSEKIKYFNKQFPGSGGVFLLHTPIVNFVISIILLKLGFTEKSNLFSAIVLTYFSTLTFTILFIKIWPKHKSILLE, from the coding sequence ATGAAAAAAAGATTTGGTGGTCTAGATATTTTAAAGCACATCCTTGCAATATTTGTGATAACACAACATATGCACTCTCAAAGTAGATTTTCTATTGAAGTTAATTTATATTTAACCGAAATAATAAATTATATAAATGGAGCAGTTATAACTTTCTTTATGCTTTCAGGTTTTTTCTTTAGCACAAAAGACTCAACTAAAGTAAGTATTAAAAGAATATTTAATAGAACTATTATACCATACACACTTTTTTCTATTATATATGGCGCTTTTTTAATCCTTTATCAAAATGATTCAATTATCAAACACTTATTAAGTTTTTTTACTCTCAAAGGAAGTGCTATGCAATTATACTTCCTTTCTTTCTTATTTTTAATATATACATTTTATATCCTTTACTTTAAAGCTATAAAACATTTAAAATTCAATAACAAATACGCAGAACTAATACTTTTATTATTACTAACATGCTTATCTTATTTTTTACCGACCGTAAGCCCTACAGGGAGTGATTATAAATTAATATTCCTGTATACCCTTTCTTTTGGTATTGCAATCCATTTATCTAATCTGCGAAAGCAAAATAAAAATAAGTTTAAAAAAACATCTATTGTTCTTATATTAATATATTTATTTTTGGGCTTAATAGATTTCAGGTTTTTTCATATTTCTAGTTCAATTTTCTTATTATCGATATTTTTACAATTATCTGAAAAAATAAAATATTTTAACAAACAATTTCCTGGAAGTGGTGGTGTTTTTTTACTTCATACACCAATTGTAAATTTCGTTATATCTATAATATTATTAAAACTTGGTTTTACAGAAAAATCAAATCTTTTTTCAGCAATTGTTTTAACTTATTTTTCAACATTAACTTTTACAATATTATTTATAAAAATTTGGCCTAAGCATAAATCTATTTTATTAGAATAA
- a CDS encoding acyltransferase: MEVDNRNYTLDFIRGLSALIVMAGHLRIAIFKDYSELINLESSSILNKGFYFITGLGHQAVMVFFVLSGYFVGGSVLKSSKKFSAKNYLIARISRLWTPLFPVLILTFIIDYFIGIVSPELLQGDYYSIINSGPRGDYSIGLQTFISNIFFLQTIYSPVYGSNGALWSLAYEFWYYILFPLCVIILNFIPKSRSYKVVSTILLLLIINFIASSIFEGFLIWLMGVAVYIFSENKILKMKKWFIWPSLVFFIFELIDSKFIFLGHDIQRYSDILVGLSFSIFLIMLFETKISSFPNSKMNKISYFISEISYTLYIVHFPIVLLIYALFYSQNQLSLNINSSIQFSIWMILIILISTLLWYIFEKNTWFVRKKMKKFFNRVN; this comes from the coding sequence ATGGAAGTAGATAATAGAAATTATACGTTAGATTTCATTAGAGGATTAAGCGCATTAATAGTAATGGCTGGTCATTTAAGAATTGCAATATTCAAAGACTATTCTGAATTAATAAATTTAGAAAGTAGTTCTATATTAAATAAGGGGTTTTACTTTATTACTGGTTTGGGCCATCAAGCAGTAATGGTATTCTTTGTTTTAAGTGGTTATTTTGTTGGTGGATCAGTCCTTAAATCCTCCAAGAAATTTAGTGCTAAAAATTATTTAATAGCTCGAATTTCTAGATTATGGACTCCATTATTTCCTGTGCTAATTCTTACTTTTATTATCGACTATTTTATTGGAATTGTTTCTCCTGAGTTACTACAGGGTGATTATTACTCTATAATTAATTCAGGACCTAGAGGCGACTATTCTATCGGATTACAAACATTTATTAGTAATATTTTTTTCTTGCAAACAATTTATAGCCCAGTTTATGGCTCGAACGGCGCTCTTTGGAGTCTTGCTTATGAATTTTGGTACTACATTTTATTTCCTTTATGCGTAATAATTTTAAATTTTATTCCAAAGAGTAGGTCTTACAAAGTAGTTTCAACTATTCTCCTTCTACTAATTATTAATTTTATTGCTTCTAGCATATTTGAAGGGTTTTTAATTTGGCTGATGGGTGTCGCTGTTTATATATTCTCAGAAAATAAAATATTAAAAATGAAAAAATGGTTTATATGGCCGTCCCTAGTCTTCTTTATTTTTGAATTGATCGATAGTAAATTTATTTTTTTGGGGCATGATATTCAACGTTATAGTGATATTTTAGTTGGGCTAAGTTTTAGTATTTTTTTAATCATGTTGTTTGAAACAAAAATTTCTTCATTTCCCAATTCCAAGATGAACAAGATTTCGTACTTTATTTCTGAGATATCCTACACACTCTATATTGTACATTTTCCCATAGTTTTATTAATTTACGCCCTATTTTACTCTCAAAATCAACTAAGTTTAAATATAAATAGTTCAATACAGTTTTCAATTTGGATGATTTTAATAATTTTAATTAGTACGCTATTATGGTATATTTTTGAAAAGAACACATGGTTTGTCCGGAAAAAAATGAAAAAATTTTTCAATCGTGTTAATTAA
- a CDS encoding glycosyltransferase family 4 protein — MKVTQITPARFHHFHLARQMEKQGLLEKIYTGYPRFKLKDEQGIPTNKISTFPWLQAPFMKRSLLGLDKLEKLNKEWIWQRVELLDKFVAKKIDKSGVLIALSSNGLHSGKKMQSLGGKYICDRGSSHVVFQNDLLTEEYERWGLKWKGTDPRIIEKEQLEYEQADYITIASEFVKNSFIEKGVPEKKLIKIPYGARLDRFKKTGEPSKDKFSVLWVGQVSLRKGFMYALEAFRLLKHPNKEFIVIGHVSQEIKTLIEKANLNNITFKGNVPNADLLNYYSYSSVFIFPSIEDGFGMVMAEALACGCPVIASKNTGAFDLIENEKEGFIVPIRNPKSILDCFQKLVDTPNLREIMSENALIKVRTIGGWDTYGNNFKNFIDSIIP; from the coding sequence ATGAAAGTTACCCAAATAACACCCGCTAGATTCCACCATTTCCACTTGGCTCGTCAAATGGAAAAACAGGGCCTTTTAGAAAAAATATATACTGGTTATCCTAGGTTCAAATTAAAAGATGAGCAAGGTATTCCTACAAATAAAATCTCAACATTTCCTTGGTTACAAGCGCCATTTATGAAGAGAAGTTTACTTGGTTTAGATAAGTTAGAGAAACTGAACAAAGAATGGATATGGCAACGTGTTGAATTGCTAGATAAATTCGTTGCAAAAAAAATAGACAAGTCTGGTGTTTTGATTGCATTGTCTTCAAATGGTTTACATTCCGGAAAAAAAATGCAGTCTTTAGGAGGAAAATATATTTGTGATAGAGGTTCCTCTCATGTTGTTTTTCAAAACGATTTATTAACAGAAGAATATGAGCGTTGGGGTTTAAAATGGAAAGGTACTGATCCACGCATAATCGAAAAAGAACAGCTAGAGTACGAACAAGCTGATTATATAACAATAGCTTCTGAATTTGTCAAAAATTCATTCATTGAAAAGGGAGTTCCTGAAAAAAAGCTCATTAAAATACCTTATGGTGCTCGCTTAGATCGTTTCAAAAAAACAGGAGAACCTAGTAAAGATAAATTTTCAGTACTTTGGGTAGGCCAAGTTAGTCTCCGAAAAGGTTTCATGTATGCATTAGAAGCTTTTAGATTATTGAAGCATCCAAATAAAGAATTTATCGTTATTGGACATGTTAGTCAAGAGATTAAAACTTTAATAGAAAAAGCAAACCTTAACAATATTACTTTTAAAGGCAATGTTCCAAACGCTGACTTGTTAAATTACTATAGTTACTCTAGTGTTTTCATATTTCCCTCCATAGAAGATGGTTTTGGTATGGTAATGGCCGAGGCTTTAGCCTGTGGATGTCCCGTAATTGCTTCTAAAAACACAGGAGCATTTGATCTCATAGAGAACGAAAAAGAAGGCTTTATTGTGCCTATAAGAAACCCTAAATCAATACTAGATTGTTTTCAAAAACTCGTAGACACCCCTAATTTACGTGAAATAATGAGTGAAAATGCATTGATAAAAGTTAGAACAATAGGTGGTTGGGATACTTACGGGAATAATTTCAAAAATTTTATTGATTCAATAATTCCTTAA
- a CDS encoding glycosyltransferase family 1 protein → MNVKFLIHQKNSLGYSMARYIKFISNGMLIRGHNIEVWGPKLYLSGGKIPNPIKKWLRYIDQYILFPIWFKWQSKKYDKDNLYVLIDQALGIWTPLIKKKKHIIHCHDFIALKSSQGLLKENTTSWTGKIYQNLILSGFSKAENFISISKNTQKELTQFLTKKPAINAQIYNAIDAQFKPEPIDGARLYISKYIKSDISKGYILHVGGNTFYKNRNGVLQIYSAWRKQSTQKLPLIMVGSAPTASMVTLKENSPYGNDIYFLTRVTDTTLINAYQGASVFLFPSLLEGFGFPIAEAMACGCPVITTNEAPMNEVGGEAAFYIPKYTSTTSEEWEIEASKVVEKIVSFNSETRNTAIKLGLEQSKKFQEDLILDQIEEIYQKIK, encoded by the coding sequence ATGAATGTAAAATTTCTGATTCATCAGAAAAATTCTTTAGGCTATAGCATGGCCCGTTACATTAAATTCATAAGTAACGGTATGCTTATAAGAGGTCACAATATTGAGGTTTGGGGACCAAAATTATATTTATCGGGAGGTAAAATACCAAACCCAATAAAAAAATGGTTGCGTTATATAGATCAATATATACTATTCCCGATTTGGTTTAAATGGCAAAGCAAAAAATATGATAAAGACAACCTTTATGTCCTAATAGATCAGGCTTTAGGCATCTGGACTCCATTAATCAAAAAAAAAAAACACATAATTCATTGTCATGATTTTATTGCTCTAAAATCTTCTCAAGGACTACTCAAAGAAAACACCACGAGCTGGACAGGAAAAATATATCAAAATTTAATTTTAAGTGGCTTTTCAAAAGCAGAAAATTTTATTTCAATTTCAAAAAACACGCAAAAAGAATTGACCCAATTCTTAACTAAAAAACCAGCAATCAATGCACAAATATATAACGCTATTGATGCTCAATTTAAACCTGAACCAATCGATGGTGCTAGATTATATATAAGTAAGTACATAAAATCTGATATTTCAAAAGGTTATATTTTACATGTAGGCGGTAATACTTTTTATAAAAACAGAAATGGAGTGCTTCAAATTTATTCCGCTTGGCGAAAACAAAGCACTCAAAAACTACCTTTAATTATGGTTGGCTCAGCACCAACAGCTAGTATGGTAACATTAAAAGAAAATTCGCCTTATGGTAACGATATTTATTTTTTAACACGCGTAACAGATACGACACTGATAAATGCCTACCAAGGAGCCAGCGTATTTCTTTTTCCTTCTTTACTAGAGGGCTTTGGGTTTCCTATTGCAGAAGCCATGGCATGTGGCTGTCCTGTAATTACAACCAATGAAGCACCAATGAATGAAGTAGGCGGCGAAGCTGCTTTCTACATTCCTAAATACACTTCTACAACTTCTGAAGAATGGGAAATAGAGGCTTCAAAAGTAGTAGAAAAGATAGTTTCCTTTAATTCTGAAACTAGAAATACTGCAATTAAATTAGGCTTAGAACAAAGTAAAAAATTTCAAGAAGATCTCATCCTTGATCAAATAGAAGAAATTTATCAGAAAATAAAATAG
- a CDS encoding WcaI family glycosyltransferase translates to MEKVAKKNILFIGYNFSPELTGIGKYSGEMMHWLAAQGHHCTVLTAYPYYPYWKVQEPYRKNRFWYKKEVENLPSGGKLTVVRCPMYVPTNPSGAKRMLLDTSFSTAAFAVVFTKLFQKKYDWVISIAPSFQFGLLGVFYKKLKGAKHLHHIQDLQIEAAQDLGLIKSPTLLKMLYGTERFIFKHTDIVSSISDGMMERIEKKANKPLLFFPNWTDTTSFYPLENTNELKKQFRLKADDWVVLYSGAIGEKQGLEAILHAAAALKTKQNIQFVICGTGPYKEKLIAMTKEMNLTNIHFLPLQPMDAFNAFLNMADLHLVIQKEKASDLVMPSKLTTILAVGGLALVTANSNASLHKLIAKYGMGILVDAENQEALNRGILQAFEDTNTSKMTDAARAYAQQFLAIENIMTSFENQL, encoded by the coding sequence TTGGAAAAAGTAGCAAAAAAAAATATTTTATTCATCGGGTATAATTTTTCACCAGAGTTAACAGGTATTGGCAAATACTCGGGTGAAATGATGCATTGGCTTGCTGCACAAGGCCACCATTGTACAGTGCTTACAGCCTACCCTTATTATCCATACTGGAAAGTACAAGAGCCCTATCGAAAAAATCGTTTTTGGTATAAAAAAGAGGTTGAAAACCTTCCTTCTGGCGGAAAACTAACCGTAGTTCGATGCCCTATGTATGTACCGACAAATCCAAGTGGTGCTAAGCGAATGCTTTTAGACACCTCTTTTTCTACAGCTGCTTTTGCCGTGGTATTTACAAAACTATTTCAAAAAAAATACGATTGGGTTATTTCTATAGCGCCTTCATTTCAATTTGGCCTTTTAGGGGTCTTTTATAAAAAATTAAAAGGAGCAAAACACTTACACCATATTCAAGACCTTCAGATTGAAGCTGCTCAAGATTTAGGCTTGATAAAATCACCAACACTTTTAAAGATGTTGTACGGTACTGAACGCTTTATATTTAAACATACTGACATTGTGAGTAGCATTTCTGACGGAATGATGGAACGTATTGAAAAGAAAGCAAATAAACCTTTATTGTTTTTTCCTAATTGGACAGACACTACAAGTTTTTATCCTTTAGAAAACACAAATGAATTAAAAAAACAATTTAGACTCAAAGCCGATGATTGGGTTGTACTTTATTCTGGTGCGATAGGAGAAAAACAAGGTTTAGAAGCAATTTTACATGCAGCGGCAGCATTAAAAACAAAACAAAATATTCAATTTGTAATTTGTGGAACCGGACCTTATAAAGAAAAATTAATAGCAATGACTAAAGAAATGAACTTAACAAATATTCATTTCTTACCCTTACAACCAATGGATGCTTTTAACGCTTTTTTAAATATGGCTGATTTACACTTAGTGATACAAAAAGAAAAAGCAAGCGACTTGGTAATGCCTTCAAAATTAACTACTATTCTGGCTGTTGGTGGTTTGGCTTTAGTAACCGCAAACTCTAATGCCAGTCTGCATAAGTTAATTGCCAAGTATGGAATGGGCATATTGGTTGATGCAGAAAACCAGGAAGCTTTAAATCGTGGAATTTTACAAGCATTTGAAGATACAAACACATCAAAAATGACTGATGCAGCAAGAGCTTATGCACAACAATTTTTAGCGATCGAAAACATTATGACTTCTTTTGAAAACCAACTCTGA
- a CDS encoding glycosyltransferase, with amino-acid sequence MKILSVGWFQKVSNTSLHRHWALEQNANEITKIDLGKSKTSFKYKLAYHLFQKGLPIPLPDESDANQQIIKSVTKLKYDILWIDKGVTINKKTLLFVKQNSPKTIIVSYSPDNMALRHNQSQNYLNSLSLYDYIFTNKSYILEDMKNLGAKNIKFIHNMYEASFHYPRELSNTDIEQLGGDVGFIGAWEKERFESILYLAKNGINVKVLGDGKWNDFKTISPNLTIQPGVFSEEYSKALSAFKISLCFLRKMNFDQQTTRTMEIPACGGFMMAERTQEHQELFEEGKEAAYFSSNEELLKLCKYYLANKNERTSIAKAGLERCISSGYSNERTIKKMLDIVSINE; translated from the coding sequence ATGAAAATTTTATCAGTAGGTTGGTTTCAAAAAGTAAGTAACACTTCGTTACATAGACACTGGGCATTAGAACAAAATGCTAATGAGATTACAAAAATTGATCTCGGAAAAAGTAAAACGTCCTTTAAATATAAACTGGCCTATCATTTATTTCAAAAAGGATTACCTATTCCCTTACCTGATGAATCTGATGCAAATCAGCAAATTATTAAATCCGTAACAAAACTAAAATATGATATACTTTGGATAGATAAAGGGGTAACTATAAATAAAAAAACCCTATTATTTGTAAAACAAAATTCACCAAAGACGATAATTGTAAGTTATTCTCCAGATAATATGGCTTTACGACATAATCAAAGTCAAAACTATTTAAATAGTTTGTCCTTATACGATTATATATTCACCAATAAATCTTATATACTAGAGGATATGAAAAATTTAGGAGCTAAAAATATAAAGTTCATACATAACATGTATGAAGCTTCTTTTCATTACCCAAGAGAATTATCTAATACAGATATAGAACAATTAGGTGGTGATGTTGGTTTTATAGGAGCTTGGGAAAAAGAGCGCTTTGAGAGCATATTATATTTAGCAAAAAATGGAATAAATGTAAAAGTTTTAGGAGATGGAAAGTGGAACGATTTCAAAACCATTTCTCCTAATTTAACAATACAACCTGGTGTCTTTTCTGAAGAATATTCAAAAGCATTAAGTGCTTTTAAAATTTCTTTATGTTTTTTACGTAAAATGAATTTTGACCAACAAACAACACGCACAATGGAAATACCGGCTTGTGGTGGTTTTATGATGGCAGAACGTACACAGGAGCATCAAGAGCTGTTTGAAGAGGGTAAAGAAGCTGCTTATTTTTCCTCAAATGAAGAATTACTTAAACTTTGCAAGTATTATTTAGCCAATAAAAATGAACGTACGAGTATAGCCAAGGCAGGCTTAGAAAGATGTATATCATCAGGTTACTCAAATGAAAGAACAATAAAAAAAATGCTTGATATCGTTTCTATAAATGAATAG
- a CDS encoding tyrosine-protein kinase domain-containing protein — protein sequence MKEVNQELNSFEQNDIRSIIGKYLKFWPLFAISLLIGLTIIFLYMRYYAEKEYEVRGTILLKNVEAGQGFGGLSDFTNMGLVKNTHSLEDEIGILTSIGIMEEVISKNNFNITFYIDGSIRDVEVYGENVPINITVDETAENIIYNLPVTIKFINDTTYELTALIQEKEVKSTHTFGEVVTAPYGTFTIATKGQAPVFKNSKNMYFKIGNKDDVVSSFRGKLSVMPANKTGSSLNLSFIANDKVKGEEILSKIVETYIEKTIKYENELAENTIKMIDDRLKLLSGEIEDVEKTVVDFKTQNTVTDIASNANTYVQQSNDYKNRVAEYQTQINMLEGVEFSLENGNSQSAIGGTSVNDPTVNSLIVQYNQALAEKQRLSQSASSSNPLVENLDKNLNVLRQSIVQNIRNVKSGYSIARGNLMANANRYDYQIAKVPGMEKKLLDISRDKSTKEGLYLYLLQKREEEVLSLAAPVSSTRIVSYPKAGKFPISPNKKLLYFSGLLLGLLIPVSLLYVKDVLNNKITSVEELTQNLSAPFLGEIAKSKNNTIVVTEDRSSSPESELFRLLLFNLDYLKKTEKNQTILVTSTEKGEGKTFIASNLALTYASNGEKVVVLTFDLREPKLMENFNLPNSPGITDFIVKKGLPVDQIIQKHPSIDDFYLVGSGSTMNQVGRLMVSNRIGILMDTLKQEYDRIIIDTAPIGLISDAFALNNYIDSSIYVVRKDKTKKQAVKTINAIYENDRLKNTMVVFNDTKAAASYGYGSIKG from the coding sequence ATGAAAGAAGTAAATCAAGAATTAAATTCATTCGAGCAAAATGACATTCGCTCAATCATTGGCAAATATTTAAAATTCTGGCCCCTATTCGCAATAAGTTTACTAATTGGTTTAACTATAATATTTCTTTATATGAGGTATTATGCTGAAAAAGAATATGAAGTACGCGGCACTATTTTATTGAAAAATGTAGAGGCAGGTCAAGGTTTTGGTGGCTTAAGCGATTTCACAAATATGGGCTTGGTAAAAAACACCCATAGTTTAGAAGATGAAATAGGCATTCTAACTTCTATCGGTATTATGGAAGAAGTGATTTCTAAAAACAATTTCAATATCACCTTTTATATCGATGGCAGTATTCGTGATGTTGAAGTGTACGGAGAAAATGTGCCTATTAATATTACTGTAGATGAGACTGCTGAAAACATTATTTATAATTTACCAGTTACTATCAAATTTATTAATGACACAACTTACGAACTTACCGCGCTTATTCAAGAAAAGGAAGTAAAATCGACACACACCTTTGGCGAAGTTGTTACAGCGCCTTATGGTACCTTTACAATTGCCACAAAAGGACAAGCTCCTGTTTTTAAAAACTCAAAAAACATGTACTTTAAAATAGGAAATAAAGATGATGTTGTTTCTAGCTTTAGAGGCAAGTTAAGTGTAATGCCTGCTAATAAAACAGGTAGCTCTCTAAACTTAAGCTTTATTGCTAATGATAAAGTTAAGGGAGAAGAAATTCTTTCAAAAATTGTTGAAACCTATATCGAAAAAACTATTAAATACGAAAATGAATTAGCAGAGAATACGATTAAAATGATTGATGATCGTTTAAAGCTTTTATCTGGTGAAATAGAAGATGTTGAAAAAACTGTGGTAGATTTTAAAACGCAGAATACAGTAACAGATATTGCTAGCAATGCAAATACTTATGTTCAACAATCTAACGATTATAAAAACAGAGTAGCTGAGTATCAAACTCAAATTAACATGTTAGAAGGGGTTGAGTTTTCTCTTGAAAATGGTAATAGCCAATCAGCCATTGGTGGTACTAGTGTTAATGATCCTACCGTAAACAGTTTAATAGTTCAATACAATCAAGCTTTAGCTGAAAAACAAAGATTATCACAATCAGCTTCAAGCTCTAACCCATTGGTTGAAAATTTAGATAAAAATCTTAATGTTCTTCGTCAATCAATAGTCCAAAATATTCGTAACGTAAAAAGTGGATACTCTATCGCACGTGGTAACTTAATGGCAAATGCAAACAGGTATGACTATCAAATTGCAAAAGTTCCTGGCATGGAAAAGAAACTATTAGATATTAGTCGTGATAAAAGCACAAAAGAAGGTTTATACCTTTATTTATTACAAAAAAGAGAAGAAGAGGTATTGTCACTAGCAGCTCCAGTTTCTTCAACACGAATTGTAAGCTACCCTAAAGCTGGAAAATTTCCTATCAGCCCTAATAAAAAATTACTTTACTTCTCTGGCTTACTTTTAGGACTACTTATTCCGGTTTCATTACTGTATGTAAAAGATGTGCTGAATAATAAAATTACGAGTGTAGAAGAATTGACACAAAATTTATCAGCACCTTTTTTAGGTGAAATTGCTAAAAGTAAAAACAATACAATTGTTGTTACTGAAGATAGAAGCTCATCTCCTGAGTCTGAATTGTTCCGATTATTGCTTTTCAATTTAGATTATTTAAAGAAAACTGAAAAAAACCAAACCATATTGGTTACCTCAACTGAAAAAGGAGAAGGTAAAACCTTTATTGCTTCTAATTTAGCATTAACCTATGCTTCTAATGGTGAAAAAGTAGTGGTTTTAACTTTCGATTTACGTGAACCTAAATTAATGGAAAATTTCAATCTTCCTAACTCACCTGGTATAACCGATTTTATTGTAAAAAAAGGACTTCCTGTTGATCAAATCATTCAAAAACACCCAAGTATTGACGATTTTTATTTAGTAGGTTCAGGTAGTACTATGAATCAAGTAGGACGTTTAATGGTGAGTAATAGAATAGGCATATTAATGGACACCTTAAAACAAGAATATGACCGTATTATTATTGATACAGCCCCTATTGGTCTTATCTCTGATGCTTTTGCTCTAAATAATTATATTGATAGCAGCATTTATGTAGTTCGGAAGGATAAAACTAAAAAACAAGCTGTAAAAACTATCAATGCAATTTATGAAAACGACCGTCTAAAAAATACAATGGTAGTATTTAATGATACAAAAGCAGCTGCTTCTTACGGGTATGGCTCTATAAAAGGCTAA